One Siniperca chuatsi isolate FFG_IHB_CAS linkage group LG8, ASM2008510v1, whole genome shotgun sequence DNA segment encodes these proteins:
- the cdhr2 gene encoding cadherin-related family member 2 isoform X1: protein MSSDMEGITGSMLLCLLCLISLTNANTSPAILTVVYHVCEDTPVDAFAFTINATDAENDPLTFTLIGPNAGYFTVNTTTGRVSVIRQLDREFRDVMQLGVVVSDGPNEIKRDLSIILNDANDNKPIFHESSYDVDIPENTTVGTSLFRVQATDGDTSSAGVVQYNIDEVTPNDGFHLFSIITTTGEVRLNGSLNYTALSTFYRLKINATDGGGRCYYNETKFSSSVVFSFITVIDVPDLDPQFNGLPYLGRVKENSALGTTVFKVTAIDQDAGVNDNIIYSIENSTADSRFQISSDDGVISVQSEIDREDIGDTVTLTVKATESKQNIHGFYASTTADVQINIIDINDNKPEFYKCGGSGDELSCVKASHFTGEVFEHSLGSVSINMTVKDLDKISTTVLILRGDDKDVFSVEPPSTMSDSIVQLLVKQPQKLDFEEKQQMVLEVIATDQEEPSFQSTATVTIKIKDTNDNSPKFPQDTYKLNVAEHSPVGTIVANITAKDPDTMDQGNITYSLLPESILLYFDVEPHTGTIYVKNETLLDREIRSLYSATLQARDTDGKPGTTVLEITLTDINDQHPVMNRDTYLEFVEEGGQLELKIEATDADDSDTVNSQIVFGIVPSRYSDNFTIDPNTGVLRNKGELDREALDPKLNGRIELNVTATDKGTPSLSTMVTVIINIEDVNDNTPQFNASSYEFSVKEGEKGAIVGSVYAEDLDQTKDYNRISFSIIDGSFGSFIIRTFAEKQGYRGNITVDPDIELDYESARKQFRLRVEATDLEQKKAVVMVEVNVLDVNDERPEFKPTAPVTVKENTTISGAVGSFTGQDKDGNHSLVYELESIKCRCNGSLTPCSNFILDPTGEVRVNPENTVDYEQCDQVVIEAQVVDEYTEKGENNSVTTGQMVINIEDINDNAPEFIFSNSVFVVVSESASKGTSVAAVTATDRDSGINRQIEFKVTAVQFKDINNRTSSMRMLFEAVTTQQKDIYVGIIQTTEGLDMTLKGKYLVTVTATDTGDLSSSTVLKIFTVDESYKVELEFTSSEDEVEKNLNEIIRALTAATKAAVEIVAIRSDTARAPRASGNTIIVAYFVYSNGTALASNEVEKILSDPEHYLVLGQLGLANIGKAPVIEPDTDPVQYILLGIVGGLIIVLAVLTTSLMCTRRNYRRKLKAAKAMNSASMVTSDNQKSGPVVPGTNKYTMEGANPVLNLNIDTTMVLDLDEENSDVDKVSLYSLDSSDYITLPEKDSQPIMQMIQEEEEEDSRLPEYIEPLGAALAQRDQKSGSDNPRVGFSNPVFSTTDL, encoded by the exons ATGTCATCCG aCATGGAGGGGATCACAGGAAGTATGTTGTTGTGCCTGTTGTGCCTTATCAGCTTAACTAATG CAAATACCAGTCCTGCAATCCTCACTGTTGTTTATCATGTGTGTGAAGACACACCagtag ATGCTTTCGCGTTTACTATAAACGCAACAGACGCAGAAAATGACCCATTGACTTTTACACTCATTGGGCCCAATGCCGGATACTTCACAGTTAACACAACCACTGGGAGAGTATCAGTCATTAGGCAACTAGATAGAGAG TTTCGTGATGTAATGCAGCTTGGAGTTGTTGTCTCTGATGGTCCCAATGAA ATAAAAAGAGATTTAAGTATAATATTAAATGATGCCAACGACAACAAGCCCATATTTCATGAGTCTTCATATGATGTTGATATCCCAGAA AATACCACCGTAGGTACGTCTCTGTTTAGGGTGCAGGCCACCGATGGAGACACTTCAAGTGCCGGTGTTGTTCAGTACAACATTGATGAA GTTACTCCAAATGATGGATTCCATCTGTTTAGCATTATAACAACAACTGGTGAAGTCAGATTAAATGGATCTCTGAATTATACTGCATTGAGCACGTTCTATCGGCTGAAGATTAACGCAACT GATGGTGGAGGCCGATGTTATTATAATGAAACCAAGTTTTCCTCAAGCgttgttttttccttcattaCGGTTATCGACGTCCCAGACCTCGACCCACAGTTCAATGGTCTTCCCTACTTAGGGAGAGTTAAAGAGAATTCTGCTTTG gGCACAACTGTGTTTAAAGTGACCGCCATAGACCAGGACGCAGGAGTCAATGATAATATCATCTATAGCATTGAAA ATTCCACAGCAGATAGCCGGTTTCAAATCTCAAGTGATGATGGTGTCATATCTGTACAGTCAGAAATTGACAGAGAAGATATTGGTGACACTGTTACCCTGACTGTAAAG GCCACTGAGTCCAAACAAAACATCCACGGGTTCTACGCTAGCACCACAGCAGATGTACAGATCAACATCATCGACATCAATGACAACAAGCCGGAGTTTTACAAGTGTGGAGGCTCAGGAGACGAGCTCTCCTGTGTGAAGGCGAGTCACTTCACAGGGGAGGTCTTTGAGCACTCGCTGGGGTCTGTATCCATCAACATGACGGTCAAAGATCTGGATAAG ATTTCCACTACTGTACTAATTCTGAGGGGAGATGACAAGGACGTGTTTTCTGTGGAACCTCCATCTACCATGTCGGACAGCATCGTTCAGCTTCTGGTCAAGCAGCCCCAAAAACTGGattttgaagaaaaacagcaaatggtTCTTGAa GTGATTGCCACAGATCAAGAAGAACCCAGCTTCCAGTCCACTGCTACAGTTACAATTAAGATCAAGGACACCAATGACAACAGCCCCAAGTTCCCACAGGACACGTATAAGTTGAATGTGGCTGAGCACTCTCCTGTTGGGACAATAGTGGCGAACATTACT GCGAAGGATCCTGACACGATGGATCAAGGCAACATCACCTACAGTCTTCTTCCAGAGAGCAT ACTACTGTATTTCGACGTTGAGCCACATACGGGCACAATTTACGTTAAAAACGAAACTCTGTTGGATCGCGAGATCAGATCTCTGTATTCAGCGACTCTGCAGGCCAGAGACACAGACGGCAAACCCGGCACCACAGTGCTGGAGATCACTTTGACCGACATCAACGACCAGCATCCAGTCATGAACAGAGACACCTACCTGGAATTTGTTGAAGAGGGTGGACAGCTTGAACTTAAGATAGAG GCTACTGATGCAGATGACTCCGATACGGTAAACAGCCAAATAGTGTTTGGAATCGTACCAAGCAGGTACAGTGATAACTTCACCATCGACCCTAACACCGGTGTGTTAAGAAACAAAGGTGAGCTTGATCGTGAGGCCCTGGACCCGAAGCTGAACGGGAGGATCGAGCTCAATGTAACGGCAACTGACAAGGGTACTCCCTCATTGTCCACCATGGTTACAGTCATCATCAATATAGAA GATGTCAATGACAACACACCACAATTTAATGCCTCCTCTTACGAATTCTCTGttaaagaaggagaaaaag GTGCAATCGTGGGTTCTGTTTACGCTGAGGATTTGGACCAAACGAAAGACTATAACCGCATTTCTTTCAGCATCATTGATGGAAGCTTTGGCAGCTTCATCATTCGCACCTTTGCAGAGAAGCAGGGTTACAGGGGAAACATCACCGTGGACCCCGACATTGAGCTGGACTACGAGAGCGCTCGCAAGCAATTCAGACTGCGGGTAGAGGCAACAGATCTGGAACAGAAGAAAGCTGTAGTGATGGTGGAGGTGAACGTGTTGGACGTGAACGATGAGAGGCCCGAGTTCAAGCCGACAGCGCCCGTGACGGTGAAGGAGAACACCACCATCAGCGGGGCTGTCGGTAGTTTTACAGGGCAGGACAAAGATGGAAACCACTCACTGGTCTACGAGCTGGAATccatcaaatgcagatgcaatGGTTCTCTGACACCCTGCAGTAACTTTATCCTGGATCCGACGGGGGAAGTCAGAGTCAACCCGGAGAACACAGTGGATTACGAACAATGTGACCAGGTGGTGATAGAGGCTCAGGTGGTGGACGAGTacacagagaaaggagagaacaACAGTGTCACAACAG GACAAATGGTGATCAACATTGAAGACATCAACGACAACGCTCCAGAATTCATTTTCTCAAATTCTGTATTTG TTGTGGTGTCAGAAAGTGCAAGTAAGGGGACATCCGTTGCAGCGGTCACT GCAACAGACCGTGACTCTGGAATAAATAGGCAGATTGAGTTTAAAGTAACAGCAGTccaatttaaagacatcaacAATCGTACAAGTAGCATGAGGATGCTATTCGAGGCCGTCACCACACAGCAAAAGGACATTTACGTTGGAATTATTCA AACTACAGAGGGGCTTGACATGACTCTGAAAGGGAAGTACTTGGTAACAGTAACTGCAACTGACACCGGCGACCTCTCCTCCAGCACCGTACTGAAG atttTCACAGTTGATGAATCATACAAAGTTGAACTTGAATTTACATCTTCCGAAGATGAGGTTGAAAAAAACCTCAATGAAATCATTAG GGCGCTTACTGCCGCCACCAAGGCTGCTGTTGAAATTGTTGCCATCAGGTCCGACACTGCTCGAGCACCCAG GGCTTCAGGTAACACTATCATAGTGGCATATTTTGTCTACTCCAACGGGACTGCTCTTGCCTCTAATGAAGTGGAAAAGATACTCTCTGATCCTGAACATTATCTTGTGCTGGGGCAGCTTGGCCTCGCGAACATT GGGAAGGCTCCTGTGATCGAACCAGACACAGACCCTGTGCAGTACATCCTGCTGGGGATAGTGGGAGGCCTCATCATCGTGCTGGCTGTCCTCACCACCTCCCTGATGTGCACTCGCAGAAA CTACAGGAGGAAGCTGAAGGCAGCTAAAGCCATGAACTCGGCATCCATGGTGACTTCTGACAACCAGAAAAGTGGTCCTGTGGTACCTGGAACCAACAAGTACACCATGGAGGG GGCTAATCCTGTGCTCAACCTCAACATCGACACAACCATGGTCCTGGACTTGGACGAGGAGAACTCAGACGTGGACAAAGTCAG CCTCTACTCCCTGGACTCCAGTGATTACATCACCCTTCCTGAAAAGGATTCACAGCCTATCATG CAGATGatccaggaggaggaggaggaggacagcaggctGCCAGAGTACATTGAGCCTCTGGGTGCAGCACTGGCCCAGCGGGACCAGAAGAGTGGCTCCGACAATCCTCGTGTGGGTTTTAGTAACCCTGTGTTCAGCACTACAGAcctgtga